In Phycodurus eques isolate BA_2022a chromosome 10, UOR_Pequ_1.1, whole genome shotgun sequence, a genomic segment contains:
- the LOC133408319 gene encoding RNA-binding protein 12-like isoform X1 encodes MAVVIRLQGLPIVAGTMDIRHFFSGLTIPDGGVHIVGGEHGEAFIVFATDEDARLGMMRTGGSIKGSKVSLLLSSKTEMQNMIELSRRRFEAGTGATETVAPAAANRQAAAAAIPAIQSATAGRSGSHGNPSFTHTPAVATATSSQETPIHKAAASLASMMPNFPHGYSAAPTITTALPSLNPGPPLIAPMPSMQSMPTIPTVPPPVSSLPPVPTVVTQLSHGPPVPPMSHLSHMSSLPPFNPSMPPPGGLATGLPLGTPNPMLFNPLTPLASLGLQAHMKAAAATAIGVSSPDELFVLLQNLLFSCSEMEVRDFFRGLGVDGVRFLRDGQGRPTGRAMVKFFLPQDCFEAVKRGGGMMGQRFIEITPGSERQWASLNHSTMGPTSQNSVKPNSHSQDQHQRRSHPGDIGRDQRGRSRSPHRQEFCVYLKGLPYEADKKQIKEFFKNLAVVEDTMYIAYGPNGRATGEGFLEFKTEQDYKTALGAHMQYMGSRFIQVHPIGYKGMLEKIDSIRKREAAQNGGKSQDGLKTEPRNCAHITNIPYNISKKDVRAFLEGIGLYEDTLKVLTDGHGNGLGQAIFQLQTEEDARKAERLHRQKLNGRDAFVHLVTFEQMKEIERNPPPQNKRGQRPNPQQNQSQIPNQHLQAPVVPQQPQMNPFGGIGGEEFNFLRSTMGNLNSSPFVTPFSTAGNGLVSHPPLPPLAAGLGEVNLTVAPPLIAGLPGAPLLEPPGFRPGAAGGPTFGQDGLRGLVPFDNNRKPSGGAQNRGGPGANNNSNNQGRQVGAPPGGPPVFNPGSEGLLIPPGAPNNPNIHRSSAASTAAPTIVKLQNMPFTVTADEIMDFFYGYEVLPGSVCLQFSDKGLPTGEAMVAFQNPEEASAAVLDLNDRPIGARKVKISLG; translated from the coding sequence ATGGCGGTAGTCATCAGACTGCAAGGTCTGCCCATAGTGGCCGGCACCATGGACATCAGGCACTTCTTCTCTGGCCTCACCATCCCTGATGGGGGCGTACACATCGTGGGTGGCGAGCATGGCGAGGCCTTCATTGTCTTTGCCACCGATGAGGATGCTCGGCTGGGAATGATGCGCACAGGTGGGTCCATTAAGGGCTCCAAAGTATCGTTGTTGCTCAGCAGTAAGACGGAAATGCAGAATATGATTGAGTTGAGCCGGCGGAGGTTTGAAGCCGGCACGGGTGCGACCGAGACCGTCGCGCCCGCTGCGGCTAACCGCCAAGCTGCCGCGGCAGCCATACCCGCAATACAGTCGGCCACAGCGGGGAGAAGTGGTAGCCATGGAAACCCCAGTTTCACTCATACTCCTGCGGTGGCGACGGCAACCTCATCTCAGGAGACTCCTATTCACAAGGCCGCAGCCAGCCTGGCGAGTATGATGCCCAACTTTCCCCATGGCTACAGCGCCGCCCCTACCATCACCACAGCCCTGCCGTCTCTCAATCCAGGTCCTCCGCTCATTGCGCCCATGCCCTCCATGCAATCGATGCCCACGATACCCACGGTTCCTCCTCCAGTGTCGTCGTTGCCACCTGTCCCTACTGTCGTCACCCAACTTTCCCATGGACCTCCTGTACCACCAATGTCCCACCTGTCCCACATGTCGTCTCTGCCGCCTTTCAACCCCAGCATGCCCCCACCCGGAGGACTTGCCACAGGCCTCCCCCTCGGCACCCCCAACCCGATGCTGTTCAACCCCCTCACCCCTCTTGCGTCTCTGGGTCTCCAGGCTCACATGAAGGCTGCTGCAGCCACGGCAATTGGTGTGTCCAGTCCAGATGAGTTGTTTGTCCTCTTGCAGAACCTACTGTTCTCCTGTTCAGAGATGGAGGTCAGGGATTTTTTCCGGGGTCTGGGGGTGGACGGAGTGCGCTTTTTGAGAGACGGGCAAGGTCGTCCGACTGGCCGAGCAATGGTCAAATTCTTCTTGCCCCAAGACTGCTTTGAAGCTGTGAAGCGGGGTGGTGGCATGATGGGTCAAAGGTTCATTGAGATCACCCCGGGCTCTGAGAGGCAGTGGGCTAGCCTCAATCACAGCACAATGGGCCCGACTTCCCAAAATAGCGTGAAACCaaacagtcattcacaagacCAGCACCAACGACGTAGTCACCCCGGCGACATTGGCCGGGATCAGCGAGGGAGGTCAAGATCTCCACATCGCCAAGAGTTCTGCGTTTACCTGAAGGGCCTCCCTTACGAGGCTGACAAAAAACAGATCAAGGAGTTCTTTAAGAACCTAGCCGTGGTGGAGGACACCATGTACATTGCCTACGGCCCCAATGGACGAGCCACAGGAGAGGGCTTTCTGGAGTTCAAAACGGAACAAGATTACAAGACTGCACTGGGTGCTCACATGCAATACATGGGTTCCCGCTTCATCCAAGTACACCCCATTGGCTACAAAGGAATGTTGGAAAAGATTGACTCCATACGTAAGCGTGAAGCAGCGCAGAACGGCGGCAAGAGCCAAGATGGCCTCAAAACTGAACCAAGGAACTGCGCACATATCACCAACATCCCTTACAATATCTCCAAGAAGGACGTCCGTGCCTTCCTGGAGGGCATCGGGCTTTATGAAGACACGCTGAAGGTTCTGACCGACGGCCACGGCAACGGTTTAGGCCAGGCTATCTTCCAGCTTCAGACCGAGGAAGATGCCCGTAAAGCAGAAAGACTTCACCGTCAGAAGCTTAACGGCCGTGATGCATTTGTTCACCTGGTGACCTTTGAGCAGATGAAGGAAATTGAGAGGAACCCCCCACCTCAAAACAAGAGAGGCCAAAGGCCAAATCCACAGCAGAACCAGAGCCAGATCCCGAACCAGCACCTGCAGGCTCCGGTGGTTCCGCAGCAGCCCCAGATGAATCCCTTTGGCGGGATTGGCGGTGAGGAGTTTAACTTTCTAAGAAGCACAATGGGAAACCTCAACAGTTCCCCGTTTGTCACTCCATTCTCTACTGCTGGAAACGGCCTAGTGAGTCACCCTCCACTCCCCCCATTGGCAGCAGGGCTGGGGGAAGTTAATCTGACCGTCGCTCCGCCGCTCATTGCCGGTCTCCCTGGAGCTCCGCTTCTGGAGCCGCCAGGCTTTCGACCGGGTGCGGCTGGGGGGCCTACATTCGGTCAGGATGGGCTGAGAGGCTTGGTGCCCTTTGACAACAACAGGAAACCAAGTGGAGGAGCACAGAACAGAGGCGGTCCCGGGgctaacaacaacagcaacaaccaaGGACGTCAAGTGGGAGCCCCTCCCGGTGGACCTCCAGTTTTCAACCCAGGCTCCGAGGGTCTCTTGATCCCCCCTGGGGCGCCCAACAACCCTAACATTCACCGCTCTTCTGCCGCCTCTACCGCCGCCCCGACAATAGTCAAGCTCCAGAACATGCCGTTCACTGTCACCGCCGACGAGATTATGGACTTCTTCTATGGCTACGAGGTGCTTCCTGGATCCGTTTGCTTGCAGTTCAGCGACAAAGGTCTGCCCACTGGCGAGGCTATGGTAGCCTTCCAGAACCCCGAAGAGGCTTCCGCCGCTGTCCTGGACCTCAACGACCGGCCCATTGGCGCACGGAAAGTCAAAATTAGTCTGGGTTAA